A genomic window from Gallus gallus isolate bGalGal1 chromosome 33, bGalGal1.mat.broiler.GRCg7b, whole genome shotgun sequence includes:
- the LOC112530844 gene encoding olfactory receptor 14A16-like: PMYFFLLNLALLDLGCISTTLPKAMANALWDTRAISYAGCAAQVFFSLLFISSEYSLLTIMSYDRYVAICKPLHYGNVLGGTACATMAAAAWGTGLLFSLLHTANTFSLPLCQGNAVDQFFCEIPHILKLSCSESDYFREAGLIMAGVITFFGCFVFIVVSYVQIFRAVLRMPSEQGRHKAFSTCLPHLAVVSLFLSTAMFAYL, encoded by the coding sequence cccatgtacttcttcctcctcaacctcgccctcctcgacctgggctgcatctccaccactctccccaaagccatggccaatgccctctgggacaccagggccatctcctacgcaggatgtgctgcacaggtcttcttctctctcctcttcatCTCGtcagaatattcccttctcacaatcatgtcctatgaccgctacgttgccatctgcaagcctcTGCACTATGGGAACGTGCTGGGTGGCacagcttgtgccaccatggcagcagctgcctggggcactgggcttctcttttcactgctgcacactgccaatacattttcactgcctctctgccaaggcaatgctgtggatcagttcttctgtgaaatcccccacatcctcaagctctcttGCTCAGAATCCGACTACTTCAGGGAAGCTGGGCTTATCATGGCTGGTGTCATCACcttttttgggtgttttgtcttcattgttgtgtcctatgtgcagatcttcagggccgtgctgaggatgccctctgagcagggacggcacaaagccttctccacgtgcctccctcacctggctgtggtctccctgtttctcagcactgccatgtttgcctacctg